Genomic DNA from Atribacterota bacterium:
TGGAAGCTAATCATGTAGTTAAAGTAACTATATTTTTAAAAAATTTAGATCATTTTGCCAGTGTAAATCAGATTTATGGAGAATATTTTAATAGTGATTTTCCCGCTCGAAGCTGTGTTCAAGTAGTGAAATTACCTAAAGATGCTGATATTGAAATTGAAGCTATAGCCTATCAATAAATTTTGTTAATGTATCTATTCACTAAAATAAGAAGGAGATAATTCAATGAAGAAAGTTATGCCACCTTACCGAATTAAAGTTGTAGAACCTATTAAATGGAATACTCGTGAAGAAAGAGAAAAATTAATAAAACAGGCCGATTATTGCACTGGATTTTTAAAGGCAGAAGATATTCCTATCAACCTTGAGACAGATAGTGGTACTTCAGCTATGAGTCAAGATCAGTGGGCAGGGATGATGCAAGGTGATGAATCCTACTTTTGTGGTAAAAACTGGTATCATCTGGAAAAAGCTGTAGAAGAATTTACTGGTTATAAATATGTGTTAGCTGCACATCAGGGAAGAGCAGCGGAAAATATAGTATGCTCATGTTTAATTAGTGAGCCAGGTGGCTATACACCAGCTAATGCACATTTCGGAACGACTGAAGTACATGCCAGAAGATTAGGTATAGAGCCAATTAATCTATATCCAGAAGAAGCTCTTGATACCCAAATTAATAGACCTTTTAAAGGGAATATCGATTTGGATAAACTAGAAGACATGATAAGGAAAAGAGGAGCTAAGAATATTCCTTTCTTAAATATGGTTTTGACAAATAATTTTACTGCTGGCCAACCTGTTTCAATAGCTAATTTAAAAGAAGCTAGTAAGATAGCACGAAAGAATGGCATTAAGGTTGTTATTGATTCAGCCAGGGTAGCCGAAAATGCCTATTTTATTAAGCAAAGAGAACCAGGATATCAAGATAAGTCAATTCGAGAGATTTGCCGAGAGATTTATACTTATGGTGATATCATGCATATGAGTTCCAAAAAAGGTGCCCTGGTTAATATGGGAGGTTTGATTGCAACGAATGATAAAGAACTATATGAACGAATGGGCGCCATGTTAATCCAGTTTGAAGGATACATTACTTATGGAGGCTTATCCGGAAGAGACTTAGAAGCCTTAGCCATTGGATTAAATGAGGGTCTGGAATATGATTATTTACATCACCGGATTTCACAAGTAAAACTATTTGGTGATATGCTTCGAGAAAAAGGTGTACCCATTTATGAACCGGCTGGTGGACATGGAATTTATGTTGATGGGCTAAAAACATACCTACATATTCCTAAAGAAGAATTTGCTGCTCAGGCCTTATCTATCCAGGCCTATATTGAATCCGGAGTAATGGGTATAGAAAATCCATCCAGCCTGGGGTGGAGTAGAACTGATCCTGAAACAGGCAAGTTAACATCTCCTCCCTTTGAATTAGTCCGATATGCTATACCTCGTCGTGTTTATACTGATAGCCAGCTCGAGTATGCTGCCGAAGGAATTAAAGAAGCTATGGATTTAGGGGAAAAAGTTAAGGGCTTTAGAATAAAATGGGTGCCCAAGAATGAGTTTTTAAGAATATTTCAGTATCGATTAGAACGTTTAAGCTAAAAATAAGTATCGGAAGTATCGGTTTGTCAAATTTTTTCTATCTAAAAATCTAAATAAACAAGGAGGTAATTTTTTTCTAAAGAAATTAGAAATGATTATTTTAAAATAAAAAAGGAGGAAAAATATAATGAGTGGAAAATTTATTAAAACAGCTTCTGTGATTTTAATTCTAGTATTACTTTTGTCTCTTTCAAGTTTTGCTAAGCAACAAAAATGGAGAATCGGTACTCTTATTGCCGATTTTGTACCTGCTGGTGCAGGAATGGTTGAATTTGCAAAGTTGGTTGA
This window encodes:
- a CDS encoding tryptophanase, with protein sequence MKKVMPPYRIKVVEPIKWNTREEREKLIKQADYCTGFLKAEDIPINLETDSGTSAMSQDQWAGMMQGDESYFCGKNWYHLEKAVEEFTGYKYVLAAHQGRAAENIVCSCLISEPGGYTPANAHFGTTEVHARRLGIEPINLYPEEALDTQINRPFKGNIDLDKLEDMIRKRGAKNIPFLNMVLTNNFTAGQPVSIANLKEASKIARKNGIKVVIDSARVAENAYFIKQREPGYQDKSIREICREIYTYGDIMHMSSKKGALVNMGGLIATNDKELYERMGAMLIQFEGYITYGGLSGRDLEALAIGLNEGLEYDYLHHRISQVKLFGDMLREKGVPIYEPAGGHGIYVDGLKTYLHIPKEEFAAQALSIQAYIESGVMGIENPSSLGWSRTDPETGKLTSPPFELVRYAIPRRVYTDSQLEYAAEGIKEAMDLGEKVKGFRIKWVPKNEFLRIFQYRLERLS